TGGTGGATGGTCACGATCGTATTCTTCTCCTGTTGATTGGGCTTTTGCCACGTCGATAGGACAGGTTCGCTCAGTGGTTGAAATGGCTGAGCAAGCAATCGACACGGGGCGACATGCTGTGCTTATGATGTCCTATGAAGCTGCGCCAGCCTTCGATCCTTGTCTTCGTGTCGGGCAAATTGATGAGTTTCCTTTAGCCTTTGCTGCGGTTTTCGAGCATCCCGATACCGTGATGGTTCCTTTCAATTCTGTCGAATATTCCCAGCCTTCTTTTGCTTTCCGTCCTCTTGTCGAACAGACTGATTACAATCGAGCTTTGGAAGTGGTTCGTCATCATATTGAACAAGGAGACACATACCAGGTCAACCTGACCTTTCCCTTGGAAAGTGATTTTAGCGGTGATCCGCTAGAATGTTTTCACTACATGTTTCGCGGACAGAATCCTGGGTTCGGGGTCTATCTCGATATGGGACAATATGTTGTTTCGTCCTTGTCGCCGGAGCTTTTTTTTCAGAAACGCAATGATCTCATCATGGCCCGTCCCATGAAAGGAACAGCCCGGCGAGGACGTTTTCCCGTCGAGGATGAGCGTCTTGCTGCGGAACTCGGTCGGTGCCCTAAGAATCAGGCCGAGAACGTCATGATTGTTGACCTGTTACGAAACGATTTGGGCAAAATTGCCGTCCCGGGCTCGGTACATGTCGATAGGCTTTTTCATGTAGAACGGTATCCTACGGTACATCAGATGACATCAACCATCACGGCCATGTTGAGATCTGAGGTCACGCTTTGGGATACTCTGGCTGGCCTCTTTCCGTGTGGTTCGGTTACAGGCGCACCTAAAGTCAGTACGATGGATATAATTCGTCAACTTGAAACCTATCCTCGTCGTGTATATTGCGGGGCAATAGGTTGGCTTGCACCACAGGGTGAGGCTGTCTTCAATGTCCCCATTCGTACTTTGATTCATGACACGGAAAAGAAGTCTGTCCGGCTTCATGTCGGAAGTGGTATTGTCTGGGATTCTTCGGCTGCAGACGAATATGAAGAATGTCTCATCAAGATGCGCTTCGTGAACAGATCCCTCCCAGAATTTTCCCTTCTTGAAAGTCTCCTTTTGGAACATAGTCATTTCTTTCTGTTGCATGCGCATCTTGATCGGCTCAAGGCATCGGCCCGATTTTTCGATATTCCTGTTGAAATGGATCGGGTTCACCATCACCTTGAGCGACTTGCCGGGCGGCTGGGACGGGCTCGGTATAAAGTTCGCCTGACGGTTTCCCAGTCAGGACATATTGATATCGGTTCTGTCCCACTCTGTGCCCAACCTCGTACGGTCCGAAGTGTGACTATTCATGACGTGCCGGTTGATCCGGACGATGTGTTTCTTTTTCATAAGACCACCCGGCGTCACATCTATCGCGAGGCCGCCGAAGCGCATCCTGATTACGATGACGTTCTTCTCGTCAATACTCGTGGCCAGATTACCGAATCGTGTATAGCGAATATTGTTGTCCAAAAACGAGGTCGTTTGTTTACCCCGCCTCAAGGTGACGGGCTGTTGGCCGGAACCTTGAGGAATCATCTTGTCGCGAAAAAGATTGTCGTCGAACAATCGCTTTTTCCCGATGACCTCATGACCGCCGATCGTCTATTTCTCGTCAATTCCGTGCGGCGCTTCATGCCTATTGTTCTGCATTACGACGTATGATCC
This genomic window from Desulfovibrio inopinatus DSM 10711 contains:
- the pabB gene encoding aminodeoxychorismate synthase component I; this encodes MMHSPFALFHSAALDGGWSRSYSSPVDWAFATSIGQVRSVVEMAEQAIDTGRHAVLMMSYEAAPAFDPCLRVGQIDEFPLAFAAVFEHPDTVMVPFNSVEYSQPSFAFRPLVEQTDYNRALEVVRHHIEQGDTYQVNLTFPLESDFSGDPLECFHYMFRGQNPGFGVYLDMGQYVVSSLSPELFFQKRNDLIMARPMKGTARRGRFPVEDERLAAELGRCPKNQAENVMIVDLLRNDLGKIAVPGSVHVDRLFHVERYPTVHQMTSTITAMLRSEVTLWDTLAGLFPCGSVTGAPKVSTMDIIRQLETYPRRVYCGAIGWLAPQGEAVFNVPIRTLIHDTEKKSVRLHVGSGIVWDSSAADEYEECLIKMRFVNRSLPEFSLLESLLLEHSHFFLLHAHLDRLKASARFFDIPVEMDRVHHHLERLAGRLGRARYKVRLTVSQSGHIDIGSVPLCAQPRTVRSVTIHDVPVDPDDVFLFHKTTRRHIYREAAEAHPDYDDVLLVNTRGQITESCIANIVVQKRGRLFTPPQGDGLLAGTLRNHLVAKKIVVEQSLFPDDLMTADRLFLVNSVRRFMPIVLHYDV